The Salvia miltiorrhiza cultivar Shanhuang (shh) chromosome 1, IMPLAD_Smil_shh, whole genome shotgun sequence genome has a window encoding:
- the LOC131008318 gene encoding uncharacterized protein LOC131008318: MPFEQRHQRVEPVASVSDVLDGSAAPVIFEVNRRYYQMSYYLCDDIYLEWRCFIKSPPIATNPKEARFKKMQESAGKDIECAFGVFQARWGIIRSPARGWYVEHLKDIMMCCIILHNMIVENEDERAAHLRDDDAGHEASSSDWTESARATPFCFEEYAQRYAILRDRQIHA, encoded by the coding sequence ATGCctttcgaacaacgacatcaacgtgttGAACCAGTCGCCTCTGTCTCCGACGTGCTGGATGGATCGGCGGCGCCGGTGATCTTTGAGGTCAACCGGCGCTACTACCAGATGAGCTACTATTTGTGCGACGACATATATCTAGAATGGCGTTGCTTCATCAAGAGTCCGCCGATAGCAACCAATCCaaaggaggcgaggttcaagaagatgcaagaatcggcaggGAAGGATATCGAATGTGCCTTTGGAGTGTTTCAAGCTCgatggggaatcattcgaagtccggcgcgGGGTTGGTACGTCGAGCATCTCAAGGACATCatgatgtgttgcatcattctccacaacatgattgtggagaacgAAGATGAAAGAGCTGCCCATTTGAGAGATGACGACGCAGGACACGaggcgtctagcagtgactgGACGGAGAGTGCTCGAGCAACCCCGTTTTGCTTCGAGGAATACGCGCAAAGATATGCAATTCTCCGAGATAGACAGATACATGCTTAG